The genome window GAACCCATCCGCCGTGCCTCCCAGAAAATCACTTGGGATCCGCTGACGGCAGAGAAGGGCGGCTTCAAACATTTCATGCTCAAGGAAATTTTTGAACAGCCGCGTGTGGTGAACGATACATTGATGGGGCGCATTCAACCCGATAGCGGTGTGTTAACGCTGGAAGGAATTCCGAAACTATTTGGCCGGTGCGGTTTTCCTTTTCAAAAAGTGGAGATTGTGGCGTGCGGGACTTCCTATCACGCGGGGCTTGTTGGAAAATATTGGCTGGAGAGTATGGCGCGTGTGCCGGTAAATGTGAGCCTTGCCTCCGAGTTTCGTTATGCCACACCAGTCATTGATTCCAAAACGCTTGTGATTCCCATTTCGCAGTCGGGTGAAACGGCGGATACTCTTGCCGCCACAACGCAGGCAAAAAAAGAGAAGGGAAATATCTTGGCGATCTGCAATGTGCTTGGAAGTTCGCTTGCGCGCCTTGCACACACCACTTTGTACACGCACGCGGGTCCGGAAATTGGCGTTGCCTCCACCAAAGCTTTTGTTTCGCAACTAACTGTCTTGTACCTTTTAGCTCTGGAGATAGCGAAACGCCGCGGCGAATTGGATACGAATGAAGTCAGAAAAAAAATGGCTGAGCTTTGTAAAATTCCCCAGCATCTTGAATCCATTTTGAAAGGGGCAAAGATTATTAAAAAAGTGGCGAAAAATTGCATCCGTGCATCCCATTTTCTCTTCATCGCCCGCGGATCTAATTATCCGTTGGCACTGGAAGGAGCACTTAAATTAAAAGAAATTTCCTACGTGCATGCCGAAGGATTCGCCGCAGGAGAACTCAAACATGGTCCGATTGCACTTGTGGAAAAGAAAATTCCCGTGGTGGCGTTGATTCCCAAAGGGGAAACCTACGAAAAAATTCTGAGCAACGTGGAAGAGGTGAAGGCGCGCGGTGCTTTCGTAATCGCCATTTGCGAAGCAGGGGACAAACATGTATCTGAAGCAGTTGATGTCATCATCCCCATTCCCAAAACCGATCCCACGCAAACGCCTCTGCTATACACCATCCCCCTCCAACTATTCGCCTACACCATCGCCAACGAAAAAGGTTGCGATGTGGATCAACCCAGAAATTTGGCGAAAAGCGTGACGGTGGAGTGAAACTAAATACTTGAGTCGTGACGACTTAATATGTTAGTCTGTTCGTATGCTGGAAGTTCTTTTCGGAAATAAGACAAAAGAAAAGGTTCTGCTTTATCTCTATTCACACGGAGAGGGATATGCTCAGGAAATACGTCAAAAACTGGAGCTTCCCTTGCGGTCTGTTCAACTGCAACTGAAACATATGGAAGAGGGGGGGATTCTTTTTTGCCGTGAACGGGACCGCACGGTCGTTTATCAACTCAACCCGCGCTATCCTTTTTATCATGAACTGATTGCGCTTATTGAAAAGCTCATGCAGGCCATCCCTGCGGAAGTGCGAACCCGGTTTTATATGCCCCGTTTGCGCCCAAGACGCCGTGGTAAACCCTTATGAAGAAATTTCCGTGGCGCAAAATGTCTGTCGAAGAAATTGGGGCATCCGTTTGTGGTCATTTGGAAAAAGCCGGGATATCTGTTGTTTTGAGCGGGGGTGGTTGCGTCAGCATCTATTCCGATAATCAGTATCAATCAAGGGACCTTGATTTTGTCATGGGGGATTATTCGCTGAAAGAACTGGATCCCCTGATGCTTGAATTGGGATTTCAAAGAACGCAATCTCATCGGCATTATGAAAATCCGGAATGTCCCTATTTTGTTGAATTCCCCCCCGCTCCTTTGACAGTTGGTGATGAGTTTGTGACAAAAACGGCCCTCATCAAAAATAAATACGGCCGTCTTCGTTTATTAAGACCGGTTGACAGCGTGAAAGACCGGCTGGCCGCTTTTTACCATTGGAAAGACAGGCAATCTTTGGAGCAGGCATTCATGATTTGTGTGACGAAGAAAATTGACATGAAAGAACTTGCAAAATGGTCCAAAGCGGAAGGCGCCGCCGAACAGTACCAAAATTTTCAAAAAATGCTGGCTACAAGGCAGAAGCAAAAAGCATGACAGTGGGGTGATTAGAATCCGCATAAAACAACCTATTCTTTAGTTAAAATTCTGTTGTAAAGAACCTATTCTTTTGATTCTTCGCGGTGCGCGTCAGACAGGGAAAACGACGCTTGTCTAGAAGTTTGCATTGCGATTTGGTCGTCTTATGGGAGTGGTGGAAAATGGATGCCATCAGGAAGCCACGGCTCCTTGAAATCCCTGCACCAGTTTTTATGCAGGAGCGGCACAAGTCTCGGTGTTCGCGTTTGCAACAGGCCGCTTCAAATTGAAAATCATCTGCTCACCACGCCCGATGGTAAGCAGTTGAACTACAAACTTTTGTCTCTTCCCTTTTATCTGGTATTCAGACTGTCGCATATTCTTGAGTTTATTGAACCGCGGAGCCTCTAAACACCGCCGCGTGACCTCGCCAAAAGTATGACGGTGAGGTGACCCTATCACGGATTATAGCGACCTATGGCAAGCACGGTTTGTCCGGCGGTTTGCGAGCCACCCACCCCCACTGCAAGTATTTTTCCTCTGGGCAGAACCGTCAAGGCACCGATGCCATCGTTGTCGCTTCCATGTCGGTTGTGACAAGACTGGTTTGATTTGGGACAAAAGTCGCGTCCGCTATTGTGAATACTGTGGCGTCAAATAAGAACAAAAAATGCCGCCGATGCCAATCAGATCACCGTCATCGGAGAGTTGTGCCTGAAGTCCGGTCATGACTTCTTTGTCCATAGCACATGTTTGTTGTTTCAGAGAATTTGTATCTTGTTCGCCTGCTCTTGAGGTTGTTAGATCTTCTCTAGATGATGTTAGGGTTTGTAGATTCCATGATTTATAAACAAGGCCAAAACTGTTGATTTTGTCTAAATCGGCGGCCTCAAAACCAGTTGTCATGTACGGTTGTATTGTACTCCCCCCGATCCGAAATTCTTTACGATAATGGTCGTCCCATGTGGAACTATCGGAACCACAGCCTCTATCAGATAAAGCTATTTGGGATAGATTTACTCCTGAAGGTGTTATTGGGCTACATTCCAGAATTAAATAATCGATGACATCTACATATCGCCAATCTGTTATGGAAAATTTCATGATTTCCGGATCCCAGCTTGCCACAAAACCCGTGACAACATTATTGGCAGGACATTGCATGTTGCAAACTTCGCCAGATTCTCCTACCGTTCGGATGGGGTTGCCACCAAATCCGTAGACAAGAAACCACTGAAAATTATTATAGTCGAGAGTTAGAGTCTGAATAGACAATAAGGATCCGATCATGATCCCAGTGCGATCGAGGTGCAGTGTATCCGTTGGGGGATTTGTTCCCGCTCCCGTGGCAGAACCGCCGCCAGTTGTTCCCTCGCAGTCCGTTCCGAAGAAATTAAATTGGATGGGGATGGCAACAGATGCACTTTCCTCGTGATTGTCTTTAACAACTATTTCAAACCAGATCTCTTCATCGAACGAAAACTCGGTAGTACCTTCTCCTGCTGTCCTGAGTAGGAGTACATTTGAAGCACTGTTAATAAGTGGGACGTCTTCCGTCTTGAGTGTATAGGTGAGCGTGTCCTGGGCATCCGGGTCGGAAGCGGTTACGGTGAACCGAAGATGGTCGACTTCATTGGCACATCTAAAATCCGTGCTTTCAAAAGGGGATGTTGATCTTGTGTCTGCGATGATCTCCAAATCTTTTTGAGTGCGAGCCGTCGCATTTCTATCCAAAGCCTCTACTTGTATTCGTGTAATCCGGGGTGGCTGATTGGCCGCGGGGGCGGGGGGTGTGGTCCCTGCGGCAACGATTGCAACAGGAATATCATAGTTAGAAAGCCATGACGGCGTTTCTGAATCCGTTATAGATAATTTGAAAAGATAAGTCGTCCTGACATCAAGACGAAAGGACCCGGCGTCCAGCACGCCGTCTGTATTATCTGTTACAATATCTATCGGACTCACCTTAAGATCATATTTAAAAGAAGGATTCCCCGGATCGATAGTGCTCACCGTAAAAACAATTTTTGCAAATCCTGCCGGGATCAATACTGCCGGAATTGATGATCGGCTAATATCAACCGGATAAGTACTAAGAACGACGTCTTGTGCATCTTTGGTTTGTATCTTGATAGCTGTAATAGAAGGCCCCGTGACGGCTGGCGGATTTATTACCGGACCTCCTCCGGGAAGATGTGTGATATTGCCGGGTCCTGTTCCTGATATTCCCGTGGGAGGTGGCAGTGGTAATCCTTCTGGAGAGGGTCTTGCTTCAGATGTTCCAGCAGGCGGCGGCAGATTGCTGATGGTTGGGCCTGCTTGTGCTGGCTCTGTTGTGCGTGTTGCGGGCGGTTGTTGCTCGGGTACTTTTGCGATATCAGTACCCGGAGGGAGAGTGAGTGACGTGATCTCCGCGCCTTTATGCGAACACGCGGCCATCAAGAGAAATGTGAATGCGACACTAACGGCGAAAATTTTGTTCTTCATAGTTACGCTCCTATTTTTGAAACCACACCCACTTGTGTGCAAGTGCTATGCCAAAAAACGGGTATTTTTCACTCCGTCTATGTCAAAATTTTGAAGTGCGGGACTTACTTTTTTATACGGTGATCCCCTGAAAGTGGGAGTAGGGCGAAAAATTATCCGGGAAAAATTTCCATTCGTTGTTTTAGGAAATCCAAATGGATGTTGAAGTGACGCAGAAAATTAAGGCCGAGCAGGCCCCGCGCCGGCATATTCGAAGGAAGACTGTGGGCGCACACTTCAATATCATTTCTTTCAACACCCAACGTCTTGATAATCGGGACTTTTAAAAACGGCACAAATTCAATTCCGCTGGCCGTGGTGATGGCACTTTTGTCGGTGGCTTTGGACGGATCGGATCCGATCCTCAACAAAATTTCGGGTGCGATGAGTGTGAATGTGGCGCCGGTATCCAAAATGAGATTGATGGTGTGGGCATTTTTGGGACCGACGATAACGGCGGGAACAAGAATTATCTGGGATTGAAGATCAAGATGAAATTGTTTCATGATGGAAAGCAGGCGGCCATATCCTTGGGCCAGTCTTCGGAGTAAATGGTTGCCAGCAAGCCATCATATTTCATGGCTATTTTGTGAATTTCCATGGGGTCCGGGCTATGAGCAATCAGAATTCCGCTGACAGGGGTAGTCGTTGCTTCATCGAATTGCTCGACTTTTATAAGAAGCCATTCGTGATCAAATTGTTTCCGGATGTTCTCGATTTTTTGTACCTTCATCGGCAAACAGGCTAGCACGAAGAAAACGGAGCAAGCAAGGCCTTTTCATTCCATCTGCGTCAGAATTTTGAAGTGTGGGAGGCCGGCATTGCGCCGATTTTGAATTCTTCCTTGCCCATTCTCCATTGCCCATGCTAAAAATAATCGTATGTCTGCTTGGCAAAATCACATTGTTTTGGATCCTGCCGTCCTTATTCAAGCAACGTTACAATACGCAACCGATGTGCTTAAGACCGAGACCATCTTTCCGGCACCCACTGGAACCCTTGGATGAAAATTCTCATGATCCACCAAATAAGTTGTCCGGTGAGCCATAAACTGGATTCCTGCTCCCTGCCTACTGCCTGCAGGGACAAGCTTCGCAGGAATAACAAAAGAGTGTTAATTTGATTCCATGAGTTTAAACCCCCAACAATTAGAAGCGGTTAAACATGACCACGGGCCCTTGCTGATTTTGGCGGGGGCGGGGACGGGTAAAACTCGTGTTTTAACCCATCGCATTGCCCATTTGATCAAAAATTGCGGGGTTTCGCCCGGCAGAATTTTGGCGGTTACCTTTACCAACAAGGCCGCCGGCGAGATGAAAAGACGGGTGGAAGGGCTC of Deltaproteobacteria bacterium contains these proteins:
- a CDS encoding retroviral-like aspartic protease family protein — protein: MKQFHLDLQSQIILVPAVIVGPKNAHTINLILDTGATFTLIAPEILLRIGSDPSKATDKSAITTASGIEFVPFLKVPIIKTLGVERNDIEVCAHSLPSNMPARGLLGLNFLRHFNIHLDFLKQRMEIFPG
- the glmS gene encoding glutamine--fructose-6-phosphate transaminase (isomerizing) gives rise to the protein MCGIIGYIGNREAVKVLIDGLKRLEYRGYDSAGVAVLNNGKIQIERAEGKLTCLEAKLKKFKSRAGFACPRSKLAEFAEFKLSGNIGIGHTRWATHGVPSERNAHPHRVGDVVVVHNGIIENYSELRKKLIQKGFRFLSETDTEVFCHLINEELKKQFDIQQAIRNALTKVRGSYALVVLHGQDPEHLYVARQSSPLVIGLGKGENFVASDVAAILPYTRDVIFLEEGELVTLSREPIRRASQKITWDPLTAEKGGFKHFMLKEIFEQPRVVNDTLMGRIQPDSGVLTLEGIPKLFGRCGFPFQKVEIVACGTSYHAGLVGKYWLESMARVPVNVSLASEFRYATPVIDSKTLVIPISQSGETADTLAATTQAKKEKGNILAICNVLGSSLARLAHTTLYTHAGPEIGVASTKAFVSQLTVLYLLALEIAKRRGELDTNEVRKKMAELCKIPQHLESILKGAKIIKKVAKNCIRASHFLFIARGSNYPLALEGALKLKEISYVHAEGFAAGELKHGPIALVEKKIPVVALIPKGETYEKILSNVEEVKARGAFVIAICEAGDKHVSEAVDVIIPIPKTDPTQTPLLYTIPLQLFAYTIANEKGCDVDQPRNLAKSVTVE